The genomic region TCGGACAGTAGCTATGGTTCGCCGGACGGGGTTGTCGGCGCAAAGACGCGTCAGGCGATCGTTGATCTGCAGCCTTGCCTGAATGCCGCTGTTAGGGCCGCAGTCGGAGCCGAGAGTTATGGGGCAATCACGGTCGGGCTTTGGCGGTTATTGATGCCAGCCCAACTGCCACCACCTGATGCGATCACGCGGGCCAACCACCTGACCTTCGCGCTGGAGGGCACGGACTACGACGTCATCCAGTTCAATTTCTGTCAGTCGAAAAATCCCCGCAGCGGCAAGACCTTCCTTGAAGGTGATCCTTATTGCCATACCAATGATCCGCGCGCCTATCTGACATGGGGGCCGCGCGGTGCAACGGCCGGGGCAGGGGCGGAAATTCAGCAAATTCTGTTTGCGGCCGAGCGCGCCAATCCCGGATTGCTGCAAAACGTCTTTGGACCGTTTACCGAGGATATGCATCGCCTGGCGCTTGGCAACAATGATGCGGCTTTTGAAATACTTTGCGCGATCTGGGTCGATGAGCGTAAGCGTACTGCCTTCGAAAAACGCTTTGCTGCCTATGGCGCGCGGTATGAAGTGCAGGCGGCGTATCATCGGGTATATGACGCCGCCAATGCCGATGGTGGCAAGATAGCGCGATTATTCAAATTGTATAACGCCCTGAAATCGGTAATAAATCGAGATCCGACCGAGATTGATCTGGCCTTTTTCATCGACCGTGCAACCCATGGTTCCGTCCCACCCGGCGATATCAGCGACCTTGTCGACCGCATGACAAAATTCGTCACCCGCACGCGAAATGTGCCAAGCCCGGGCGAGCTGCGTAAACAACTGGCGGCCTGGCTGCCGACGCATCACAAATACAATGACCGGCTGGCCCGTGATGCGATTTTTCTGGTGGATGACCCGGATGTGGTGGTGTCGGATGCCCATCGGCGCATGTGGTTGCAGCGATCCGGGCTAAAGGCCAGTGACTTTGGGCTGTCTGACGCACGCTACGTTGCAAGCTATCCCGTTGCAAGCCCCACGGGATACGAGAAGATTGAGAAATTCTATACCGTTTTGCCCGAGGATGCGCGCGCCTGTCCCGATACCGTACGCCGGGCGCGCAAGAAATAGGGTGCAATGATTTGCAACCATGACCAAAGCGCATGGGAATATTGCAAATCGTAAGGGGTATTTCCCGCCTAATTGCTTGCATCTGCGGGGCTTGTTTGCCAACATCCGGGCGTTATCAATGCCTGTTTTCGAACGGGTGCTAAATATGGAGTAGGAATTGAAATGAGCGACGTTAAGGTCAAAGTCGGAATTCTCGGTGCCAGTGGCTATACCGGGGCGGAACTGGTTCGCATTCTTGCGCATCACGAAGCTTCGGAAATTACCCTGTTGACCGCAGACCGACGCGCCGGACGCCCGTTCGGGGAAGTTTTCCCCCATCTTGCTCATATTAAACTGCCGACCATGATCTCGATAGCCGAGGCTGACTGGTCGACCGTCGATCTGATTTTCTGTGCGCTGCCGCATGGCACGACGCAGGAAGTCATTGCCGGTCTGCCTGATCGCGTAAAGGTCGTCGATCTTTCGGCCGACTTCCGCCTGTTTGATCCGGCGACCTACAAGGAATGGTATGGCGCGGAACATGCTGCACAGGACCTTCAGAAAGAAGTCGTTTATGGCTTGACCGAACTGCATCGAGAAAAGATCAAAAAGGCACGTGTTGTCGCCAATCCGGGCTGTTATCCGACACCGGTCCAGCTTGCACTGACGCCGCTTCTGGAAGGCAAGCTGGTGCATGCTGAGGACATCATCATTGATGCCAAATCCGGTGTAACCGGGGCAGGGCGTTCGCCGAAAGAAGGCACGTTGTATGCCGAAGTGACCGAAGGCATTCATGCCTATGGCACCGGCGGGCATCGCCACGCGCCAGAAATCGAGCAGGGCCTTGCTTGGGCTTGCGGCAGTGATGTTGTGGTGAACTTTTCCCCGCACCTGATGCCGATGAGCCGCGGTATTCTTGAAAGCATCTACGTCAAAATGACCAACGGCACCACGGCCGAGGACATTCAGGCCGCCCTTGAAAAGCGGTTCGCCGATGAGCCGTTTGTGCGTGTTCTGCCATTCGGTGTCACGCCGCAGACCCGCCATGTGCGTGGGTCTAACTATGTGTTGATGGGGGTCGTCAAGGACCGTGTGCAGGGCCGTGTGATTATTGTTGCGGTCGAAGACAACCTGGTCAAAGGTGCATCCGGTCAGGCGGTTCAGAACATGAACGTTATGCTGGGCCTGCCCGAAACCATGGGCCTTGAGATCGAGCCGCTGTTCCCGTAAGCGAACCGGCGAACAACAAATTAAAGGCGGAGCCATCTGGTTCCGCCTTTTTCGTTATCGGCGAATCTTATCGGGCAATGGTGGAATTTTGCCACAGCGGGCTTTCATGTCGGCCGTATCAACTTTAAACTGACGGCAACTCATTGAATGCCAGTTTGTGAAAGGTCCCACAGCATGCGTTTGTCCTATCGCGGGGTAAAGCCCACCATTGATGAAACCGCCTTCATTGCCCCCAATGCGACGATCATTGGTGATGTTGAAATCGAGGCTGAGACCGGCATCTGGTTTGGCTGTGTTATTCGTGGCGATGTGCATGAAATCCGCATTGGGTCGCGCACCAATATTCAGGACCTGACCATGGTGCATGTCGCCAAGGGCAAGTTCGGCACCTATATCGGCGATGACGTCACCATTGGGCATTCGGCGATCATTCATGCCTGCACGCTTGAAGATCGAAGCTTTGTCGGCATGGGTGCGACCGTGATGGATGGTTGTGTAATTGAGCAGGGCGGGATGCTGGGTGCCAATGCGCTTTTGGCACCGGGAAAACGCATTCCAGCTGGCGAGCTTTGGGCCGGGGTACCAGCACGCAAGGTGCGGGATCTGACGCAGGAAGAAATCGAGTTCTTCAAGGTGTCGGCTGATCGCTATGCCGATCTGGCGCAGGAATATGTCAAATCAATCCCCGAGGACCTGGCATAAGATCCCCCAGCAATGCGGTTTACTGGACTGATGTCCTGTGATGCCGGTTCTGGTCGATGCGCGTTTGAATAAACGGACGTAAAGGAAGCCAAAGGCAGCCAGCCATTGACTTTGATCAAGGCAAGGGGCAATTGTGTGGGTGTAAATGAAAAGCGTTCGCGATTGAAAAATTGCGTGACCCTCACCCGATAGTCGACCAAATCAAAGTGTTTTCGATGCCCCACAGTCTTCGTTCGTCACTGCATCTAACCTCCGTTCTCGCCCTAATGGGCTGCTTTGCAGGCAGTCCCGCCTTTGCGGAAGAGGCGTCGGCGATGCTGCATCGGCTTGCCGATACGGGACATCGCAACACGGCGAGTGTGTCGGAAGTTGCGACGGCCACAGAGGCGCAGTCACCCTTTGAAAATCTGGCGGACCTCGGCGAGGCACTTTATTTCGATACCAACCTTTCATCCAATCGCACCATGTCCTGCGCCACCTGCCACGATCCATCAACAGGGTTCCGTGATCCGCGGGGCGATGTCGCAAGCGGGGCGTTTTCATTGGGCGATGATGGCGAAAGTCTTGGCGATCGTAATGCACCAACAGCAAGCTACGCCAAATTCTCCCCGCCATTTCATGTGCGCGAAGATGGTGTCGCGGTCGGAGGCCAGTTCTGGGATGGACGGGCGATGGATCTGGCTGAGCAGGCCGGTGGTCCGCCGCTGAACCCGATTGAGATGGGGATGCCGGACAAGGCCAGTGTGGTTGCGCGTCTGCGCGAAGACGACGATTATGTTGCAGGCTTCAAGGCGTTGTTTGGCAATGATATCTGGTCGGATGCGGATGATGCATATGGCGCAATGACCAAGGCAATTGCCGCCTTTGAAGAGGGTGATGAGTTCGCACCGTTCGATAGCAAATATGACCGGTTCCTGCGCGGCGAATACAAAATGACGCCAGAGGAAGAATTGGGGCGTGTCCTGTTCTTTTCGCAACAATTCACCAATTGCAATACCTGCCACATGCTGAAAACCAGCCCGACAGCCGAAGGCGAAACTTTCACCAATTACGAATTCCACAATATCGGCGTGCCGCGCAATGTTGCGACGCGCGCTGCTGTCCGTAAGGATGTAGAATTTACCGATAACGGGTTGCTCGATAACGCCGCCATCGACGATCCGGTCTATCGCGGCAAATACAAAACCCCGTCACTGCGCAATGTGGCGGTGACAGGGCCCTATATGCATAACGGGGTCTTTGCCGATCTTGAGACGGTGGTTCGGTTCTATAACAAATATAACAGCAAGGCAGAGATCAATCAGACCAACCCGGAAACCGGTAAGCCGTGGGGCGAACCGGAAGTGGCCGAAACCATTTCGCTTAAAGAGCTTGAGCAGGGCGATGCCCTTGATGAAAAGCGCATCGATGCCATTGTGGCCTTCCTCAAGACATTGACCGACGCGCGCTATGAACCGCTTTTGGAACAGCATCAGGCGGCCAAAGCAAACTAGGCTTTCAGCGTTTCAATCACCGCACTCTGTGCCAGATCGCCAAGGCCGGATTTTGTCGCCTTTTCAAAGACTTCATAGGCACTTTGCCCAACGGGTGTCGCCATGCCGAGGTCCTTGACAAGCGCAAGGGCATAGGATGCATCCTTGGCGCGCAAGACATTGGTGAAGTGGATGTTTTCGTGATGATTGCCGCTGACCATGCCAGGAACCGTCATAAGGCCGGACCCACTGGCATTTGCACCGATGGCAAAGGTATCGGCAACGGTTTGACCATCAAGCCCTGCCTTTTGCGCGACCGCAACCAATTCGGCAGCAGCGGCGATATGAACAGCGCCGAGCAAGTTGTGCATCAGCTTGTAAACCGTGCCAGACCCGATCGGGCCGAAATGAATGGTCTTTTTGCCGGTGTCATTGAGGATCGGGGTGATGCGATCAAGGGTTTCAGGCGCGGCCCCGATCAAAAAGATGGTGTTGCCGGCTTCAACATCGGCGGGAATGCCCGTTACCGGGCTATCAACATATCGAACACCAGCGGCCTCGATTGTTTTTGAAAGCTCAAGCACAAAGCCGTGTGACAGGGTGGAGCATTCAATCGCAATGCTGTCTTTTCGCATGGCGGCAAGCGCACCATCATCGCCCAGCCAAACAGATCGTGCTGCTGCGTCATCAGACATAAATGAAATCACGGTATCGACATCTTTGGCGGCCATTGCCGGTGTGTCGCAGGCGACCGCGCCAAGGGTAACAAGCGGTTCAAGCTTGGCTTTGTTTCTGTTCCAGACCTTGACGTCATACCCCTTTGAAAGCAGGCGTTTGATCATCGCCGATGCCATGCGGCCAGCGCCAAGAAAGCCGATTGTGTGGGCCATCATTATTCCCTTGGATCTATTCGGATAAAAGAAAACGGTCTGCCGTGATGGCAGACCGTGAAAATGTGTCAGGGTGGTCTGCGATCAGATCAGGACAAGCTCACTTTGACATACTCGCCCGGTGCCGGGCCAATGACCTTAAGCTTGCCATCGCCCGGTTTGCGGGCATCGACCTTGCCACCGGCACGACGGCCGACCCAGTTTTGCCAATCGGTCCACCAGGATCCTTCATGCTGGGCGGCCTTGGCCATCCAGTCATCCGGGTTGGCCGGATTGCGATTGTACGTCCAATAGCAATATTTCTTGGCCGCAGGCGGGTTGACCACACCGGCAATATGGCCCGATGCCGAGAGGACGAATTTGACCTGGCCGGACATTAATTGCGTACCGGCATAGGTTGCCTGCCAAGGTGCGATATGGTCTTCGCGGGTTGACAGGAAATAGACCGGGATTTTGATGTCACGCAGATCAATCGGTTCGCCAAAGATCTTGATGCCGCCCGGTTCACGCAACAGGTTCTTGTTATACATATTGCGCAAATAGAAGCTGTGCATTGCCTTGGGCATGCGGGTGGAATCGGAGTTCCAGTACAGCAGATCAAACGGGAACGGATCCTTGCCCAGCATGTAGTTGGATACAACAAACGACCAGATCAGATCATTGGCGCGCAGCATGTTAAACGACATCGACATATCGCGCCCGTCAAGGTAGCCCTCTTTGGACATCTTGTGTTCAAGGCTTTTGATCTGTTCGTCATCAACAAAGACCGAAAGTTCGCCCGACTTTTCAAAATCGGTCAGCGTGGTCAGGAAGGTCGCGGATTTAACCCGGTCATCCCCTGTTTTCGCCATATAGGCCAATGTCGAGGCCAGAAGTGTGCCGCCAAGGCAATAGCCGATGGCATTGACTTCTTTCTCGCCGGTGGCCTGTTCGATCATGTCAAGGGCGGCAAGAACGCCTTCCTTGGCGTAGTCTTCAAACGATTTTTCGGCAAGTTCGCTGTCCGGGTTAACCCAGGACAGTACAAAGACCGTGTGGCCCTGATCAACGGCCCATTTGATGAAGGAGTTTTCCGGGCGCAGATCAAGAATGTAGTATTTGTTGATCCATGGCGGGACGATCACAAGCGGGCGTTTTGCAACCTTGTCGGTGCTTGGCTTGTATTGCAGAAGTTCCATCAACGGCGTTTTGCCGACCACTGATCCTTCGGTGGTGGCGACATTTTCGCCAACCTTGAAGGCATCAAGATCGGTCATGCGGATTTGCAGTTTACCCTTGCCGCGTTCAAGGTCTTCCAGAAGGTTTTGC from Thalassospira indica harbors:
- the argC gene encoding N-acetyl-gamma-glutamyl-phosphate reductase produces the protein MSDVKVKVGILGASGYTGAELVRILAHHEASEITLLTADRRAGRPFGEVFPHLAHIKLPTMISIAEADWSTVDLIFCALPHGTTQEVIAGLPDRVKVVDLSADFRLFDPATYKEWYGAEHAAQDLQKEVVYGLTELHREKIKKARVVANPGCYPTPVQLALTPLLEGKLVHAEDIIIDAKSGVTGAGRSPKEGTLYAEVTEGIHAYGTGGHRHAPEIEQGLAWACGSDVVVNFSPHLMPMSRGILESIYVKMTNGTTAEDIQAALEKRFADEPFVRVLPFGVTPQTRHVRGSNYVLMGVVKDRVQGRVIIVAVEDNLVKGASGQAVQNMNVMLGLPETMGLEIEPLFP
- a CDS encoding gamma carbonic anhydrase family protein, encoding MRLSYRGVKPTIDETAFIAPNATIIGDVEIEAETGIWFGCVIRGDVHEIRIGSRTNIQDLTMVHVAKGKFGTYIGDDVTIGHSAIIHACTLEDRSFVGMGATVMDGCVIEQGGMLGANALLAPGKRIPAGELWAGVPARKVRDLTQEEIEFFKVSADRYADLAQEYVKSIPEDLA
- a CDS encoding cytochrome-c peroxidase, which produces MPHSLRSSLHLTSVLALMGCFAGSPAFAEEASAMLHRLADTGHRNTASVSEVATATEAQSPFENLADLGEALYFDTNLSSNRTMSCATCHDPSTGFRDPRGDVASGAFSLGDDGESLGDRNAPTASYAKFSPPFHVREDGVAVGGQFWDGRAMDLAEQAGGPPLNPIEMGMPDKASVVARLREDDDYVAGFKALFGNDIWSDADDAYGAMTKAIAAFEEGDEFAPFDSKYDRFLRGEYKMTPEEELGRVLFFSQQFTNCNTCHMLKTSPTAEGETFTNYEFHNIGVPRNVATRAAVRKDVEFTDNGLLDNAAIDDPVYRGKYKTPSLRNVAVTGPYMHNGVFADLETVVRFYNKYNSKAEINQTNPETGKPWGEPEVAETISLKELEQGDALDEKRIDAIVAFLKTLTDARYEPLLEQHQAAKAN
- a CDS encoding NAD(P)-dependent oxidoreductase, yielding MMAHTIGFLGAGRMASAMIKRLLSKGYDVKVWNRNKAKLEPLVTLGAVACDTPAMAAKDVDTVISFMSDDAAARSVWLGDDGALAAMRKDSIAIECSTLSHGFVLELSKTIEAAGVRYVDSPVTGIPADVEAGNTIFLIGAAPETLDRITPILNDTGKKTIHFGPIGSGTVYKLMHNLLGAVHIAAAAELVAVAQKAGLDGQTVADTFAIGANASGSGLMTVPGMVSGNHHENIHFTNVLRAKDASYALALVKDLGMATPVGQSAYEVFEKATKSGLGDLAQSAVIETLKA
- a CDS encoding PHA/PHB synthase family protein — protein: MSDQQAIETENKHPDPEKLSAAMAEIAEKSQRLVSEFLAKQAEDPEISDPDPLNIGSAFAELTTHMMQNPVKLVEAQMELWQQYYTLWHNTTLRMMGEEAEPVVSPQKGDRRFRDEAWENNELFDFIKQSYLLSSQWMQNVVHDVDGLDDKTAQKVEFYTRQFVDAISPTNFLMTNPEVIRTTIESGGENLLKGLQNLLEDLERGKGKLQIRMTDLDAFKVGENVATTEGSVVGKTPLMELLQYKPSTDKVAKRPLVIVPPWINKYYILDLRPENSFIKWAVDQGHTVFVLSWVNPDSELAEKSFEDYAKEGVLAALDMIEQATGEKEVNAIGYCLGGTLLASTLAYMAKTGDDRVKSATFLTTLTDFEKSGELSVFVDDEQIKSLEHKMSKEGYLDGRDMSMSFNMLRANDLIWSFVVSNYMLGKDPFPFDLLYWNSDSTRMPKAMHSFYLRNMYNKNLLREPGGIKIFGEPIDLRDIKIPVYFLSTREDHIAPWQATYAGTQLMSGQVKFVLSASGHIAGVVNPPAAKKYCYWTYNRNPANPDDWMAKAAQHEGSWWTDWQNWVGRRAGGKVDARKPGDGKLKVIGPAPGEYVKVSLS